The DNA region catggggtcacaaagagttggacatgacccagtgactgaacaacaacaataatcattCTGGAGAGACTgctcacatatttttaaagattctaagAGGGTGTGTTGTGGATAATGGTGATGGGAAGGCTGAATGAGAGTGTAGTGATAGAATAGAATCATGTCTAATGAAGGAAGAATTTTGAGCTGTGGAAGACACCAGCACAGACCCCAGTACTAACAAACGGATGCGCCAGAGGACTTGAAATGTTTTGCTAAAGTTCTGTGTTGGGTGCTTCTGAATACCCAAATTCCCCAAAGCACACTGTGAGAGGGGACTAATGTCTTGAGAGCCTACAAGATTTAGGTACTTCACATATTTAAGCTTCACAACAGCCCCAACTAGTAGATATcgttatccccactttacagatgaggaaatgaaggctgagagaggttaagtaacaacCATGTCATACCACAGGTAAATGGCTCCGCTATCCAACCAGTAATGATAATCACTATAGACCACCTCACAATGAAAATTTAACATATGACAATGTGGTTACCCGTACATTTCATCACATTCTCACACCATCTTAGCCAAAAATCaggcagcacagtggtaaaggGTTTGTGAGCCAATACAGGTTTGTGAGCCAATacgcaggttcaatacctgggtttggaagatactCTGGTGTAGGAAacggctaaccactccagtactcttgcctggaaattcccatgaacagaggagcctgaggggcacagcccacggggtctcaaagagtcggacacaactgagtgcgtGAGTGCTTAGCAGATTAGAAATTAGATTAGAAACATGTGTAAatggggggctttcctggtagtccagtggttaagattctgtgcttccaatgcaaggcaCACAGGTTGGATACcaggtctggaaactaagattctCCATGccaagtggccaaaaaaaaaaaaaaaaaagagagagaaaggggataCACATAAATGAATGTAAACAGCTGGGCAGGACAGACCTCTGAATCCAGAGCCTCCAGACTTCCAAGGACTCTCACCAAGGCAGGGTAGCTCAGCCCACTGGGTTCTAGGCGTGTTCAAAAGTCCCTGTCTGCGTGGTACCAGAGGAGTTCTCTTCATCTCCCAtatccttctccccacccccaactcctgaGCATATTTCACACATCCTTCATTTGCAAGTAAATTGACCTTAACTTGAAATCCAGCATTAATACTCAAAAAACTGCTAGCTGGGCTCTGGGAAACACTGGTAAGGAGTCATCTTACTGTTTCTTTTATACTACTTGTATTACCCATTCAAAAAATtctttgacaaaaaaaaatctgctttaaaCAAAACCCCTCTGGCAGGAAGGAGTGGTATAATGTATGTCTCGGACAGGATTTAGCCACAGAACAACAACTACAGGTTAACTGAGACTTCTGGGGATTATAGCGGGGAGGGGGTTGTGACAGGAACATGCCCCCTCCCAATAGCAGAAGTAATCAACAGCTtctcattcagccagtctgtggcAGGCAGGGCTTCATATTGCCAACAGGGAGCTTTCCCAAATCCTTCCTCTCTAGGCCTCTGGTCCCATCCCCCAGGACGGAAGAATGGGCTCTGAACCTACCAGCCAAGTGGAGACCCTGGAAAATGTGTAATGGAAATAATGACACACTGCAGCCTTCAAGTTGACCCTACAGTTCCCAAACCACAGAGCCCCAGGGTGACTCTCAAGTTCTCAAACTGGGTTTTGATCCTTTCCTGCCTGAGCCCCATGTGAATAAAAAGTGATGTGGTTCTCACAGCACCCGGCTCCCCTGCTCCCTGCCTGAGGCTGGAAACCAGACCCATTTCCCCATCATTTCCCGGTTTGAaacttgaggatttttttttcccccttcccgcTGGTATCCTTTTTATGTTTCCTTCCCTCTGGTAGCATTTTTATATTAGCCACAGTGGCGAGCCTTCCTTCACGCATTCACTCTGTATACAATTgccaagcacctactatgtattGGGCTGGGCTCTAGGAGCTGTGATATAGCTTCCTTGCCTCTAGAGAGCTCATATTCTAGCAGTTGCCCTGATTTGCTCAGACCCTGGTCAATGCCTGGACCGCTGGCTTAGGTTTCTGGCCTCAGCTCAGCTCTAACTGGATTAAAGGATGTCTCTAGCTGGCAAGGTgatagaggagaggaaggagtcCTGACCAAGAGACAGAGTACTGACTtcgtttctattttttaaactatctGCAGGTAAAACAGCTTAGCTTCCTTGGGTTTCATTTCCATCTTTAAAAGCTTgctctagggaattccctggaggtccagtggttagaattcagagctttcactgctgaggatgcaggttcaatccctagtgggggaactgagatcttaaaagcagcatggcaaaaaaacaaaaaccaaacaaaaaactggTTGCTCTACCTGGATAGAGACAAGCTGCATGCTTGAGAGTAAGATAACAAATATAGGAAGTGTTTGGTCTCAATCTCCATGAAGAACGGGTAATGCTAAAAGATGGAGAGGCTTCCCGGGCATGTCCATCCAtgaatttatagaaaaagaataCCTAATAAACATttgagtgtatatatgtgtatatatatatatataatttacatgtataatacataatacatatttgtttatatatatatatatatatatatacttacataacCAAATGTCTTAAAAGGTTATTAATTGGTCTTAGCATACCATAGAAAAGTAAACTACCCTTATTGAAAGAGAACAGCTCAAATGTGGCAACTAAACACACCTGAGTATCTTGTATTCAGCATTCAGATCAAGAAGAGAACAAGATCAGCCCCTCTCCCTCTGGTAACTATCCTTTCCCTAGGATAACCACTATCCTTACTTCTATCAGTAcaaattagttttgcctgtttttgaacttcatataaatggaaagtTTTGGGAAATTCATCTATCCTAAAGCTGCCTGTAGAGATTGTTCATTCTCAATGCTGTGTATTGTATGAACGTAACATTTTGTCTATCCTTGCTgtggttgatggacattttgggtAGTTTCCAGTTTCTTGGCTGTtacaaatagtgctgccatgaatatTCTAGAACAAGTATTTTGTACATATTTCTGTGGACTTTCAGTAGAACTACAGATTCATAGTGCATTCCTAGGTTCAGCTTTAGCAGACATTCATTGCCaaatagttttccaaagtgatttgcACCAATTTATACTTGTACTAGCAATTGTTGGGAGTTTTAATATTGTAGTCAGTTTTACAACGATGTTGTCTCCTGTGTTATCTGTACTTTATTCCTATTTTCACATATTTGCAGGGTCTTCAcacttgtcattttaatttttaaatatttttatttatttatttagctgcaccgggtcttagttgcagcatgcgggatctttacttgcaacatgcaggataattttagttgtggcatgcaaattcttagtggcggcatgtgggatctagttccctgagtagCGATGGAACCTGGgttccctgaattgggagcacagagtcttagccactggaccaccagggaagtccccatgcttGTAACTTTAAATACATTTGTAGAGAAGTAACAGTGACAGTGGGGAGGGCATGTGGCTCTCAGGACACGGCAAGTATAGGGGGAAGATAATTTAAATACCGAGGCCAAGCAGCTAATGAAAATGATTCAAGCTGCTGAGTGGAGAGGAGCTTGAGCCTGGTGGACAGACGCTACTCAGAAGTAACTGCcaggagaaaacagaggctcaaagTGAGTAAAACTTTTGACTTTTTAGAGAGAAGCCAgaaagacagatttttaaaatttggcaacTAATTGACAATTTTGGAAAACGTCCTACAGGCCAAACAAAACATCTGTCAGTGGGCCAGATGTTCAGCCCTCAAGTTTGTTTTCAACCTCTCCACTGGCCATAAGGGCTTGGCTTTCCGTCagcggggggggtgggggtgggggggggaagtgTTTTATTTATACCAAGTCATCTCACTGGTTAAGAGTTTAATTTCCTCTGTGATCAAAAGGGTAAAATAAAAACCCATCCTTTTGTATGGTGATGGTCAATAAGATAATTTAGGAGCACTTTACAAAGTAAAGTACTCCCCCATCTCCTGAGTTCGACTTCCATTGTTATGCAGGTACCTCTCCACTTAAAGCAGTTGAGGAGTTTTCATAACCCTACGGTGCAGTTCAAGGTTCGAGTTTCCTATTCATACAAGTTTTTAGAAAGTCCTTTGAAAATGGGATCCTGCCGGGATGCAGAGGGTTAAGAGGAAATGGCCTATTAGGGTCTTGCTAATTCGAGAAGTCCAGGACCTCAAAAGTATCTAGAACAGTAAGAGCCAAGCCTCGAAAGAATGAACGACCATTAACCCGACGAAGGCCAGTAGGATCTTCGAGTAACTGCAGAGCAGAACCTAGAACCGGGAATTAGAGTCCGGTGTTACATCCCCTGGCCTTGGCCGAGGGCAGCACAGAAGACAACTCCGGGGCTCATTTGGACCAACCCAGGATACCCAGGTAAGGCGTGTCTTCAGGGCGCCGTTAGATGCCCGCTCGAAGTGAGGCGCGGCCGGCCGGGGGCGGTTCCTGTCCCGAGAAGCAAGCTGGAGGAATGACCTGCCCCGGAGGCGAAGTCTGCGCCCACCCGGGGTCTAGATTTCTAGATGGTGGGTCGCTCCTACACGTGCCGCGTCCGGGACCGCTGGGGAGCGGGCAGACACGACCGCGGAAAGTTGAACACTCGCGCGGCCGCCCGCGCGCTCCAGGCGCCCCCTCCCATCCCAGCGCCGCTCGCCTCTCGCCCCCCGCTCCCAGGCCGCGGCGGGACGCCCCCGCCCCCATCGCGGCGCGCAGTGCGCAGGCGCCTCCCCGTGGCTCCGGGCTGCGGGAgcgggaggaggcggcggcgtGAGCGGCTTCGGCCTCGGCCGGAGACTGAGGCGAACGCGGCGGCGAAAGAGGTGGAGGAGAGACGACGGTGGCGGCGAAGGCGATGGCGACGCGGGGCACATGAGGCGGCGGCCGGCGGGACGGGCCGAGGCCCGGCGGAGGAGGCGGCTCCGGGGGACCCCGCCGGCCGGTGAGCGGCGGCCGTAGGGCCGGCTGAGAGGCAGCGGGCCAGGGGCGGGGCCCGAGGGGAGGCGGGAGAACTTGtgaggaggctggagaggggTCTGGGGCCCAGCGGAGAGTGCGGCGGGGGGCGAGGGGAGGGAGAGGACGCCACCCAGGGCTTCCCGCCGAGCCCCGAGGGGGCGTCGCGACCGGCTGTCCGCCGCTGACCCCGGCGCGCCCTCCCCCTTTGTCCCCGGGCGCGCGGTTCCCAAATTGGGAGGGAAAACGGCTCGGGGGTGGGCCCGGGCCGCGGCGGTCGC from Cervus canadensis isolate Bull #8, Minnesota chromosome 1, ASM1932006v1, whole genome shotgun sequence includes:
- the LOC122440953 gene encoding proline-rich protein 2-like yields the protein MSGAEHPETKTSPRSAPARPCAPNRPRSCEHRRSARPGPLGSPPTRRDRRGPGPPPSRFPSQFGNRAPGDKGGGRAGVSGGQPVATPPRGSAGSPGWRPLPPLAPRRTLRWAPDPSPASSQVLPPPLGPRPWPAASQPALRPPLTGRRGPPEPPPPPGLGPSRRPPPHVPRVAIAFAATVVSPPPLSPPRSPQSPAEAEAAHAAASSRSRSPEPRGGACALRAAMGAGASRRGLGAGGERRAALGWEGAPGARGRPRECSTFRGRVCPLPSGPGRGTCRSDPPSRNLDPGWAQTSPPGQVIPPACFSGQEPPPAGRASLRAGI